From the Synechococcus sp. HK01-R genome, one window contains:
- a CDS encoding 1-acyl-sn-glycerol-3-phosphate acyltransferase, which translates to MTSSLATRESALGSGINPFWAPLAMVLTQDLALRSYFRERLVLGEHNLPLEGPILLAPTHRARWDALMLPMAAGRRITGRDCRFMVTRTEMDGVQGWFLHRLGCFAVDQGRPSLTTLRFAIDLLAAGQQVVVFPEGRINRSDEPIRLQQGLARLALLARRQGVPVRVLPVGLAYSEARPRFCGRAAICFGEAMAVEGSGREAVRAFNADLALRMQSAEQAAREAVGRPLHSP; encoded by the coding sequence GTGACCTCAAGCCTGGCGACACGCGAAAGTGCCCTTGGTTCGGGGATTAATCCCTTTTGGGCTCCCCTGGCGATGGTGCTCACCCAGGATCTCGCTCTGCGCAGTTATTTCCGCGAGCGACTCGTGCTTGGGGAACACAATTTGCCCCTGGAGGGTCCGATCCTGCTGGCGCCGACCCATCGGGCCCGCTGGGATGCCCTGATGCTGCCGATGGCTGCCGGTCGACGGATTACAGGCCGCGACTGTCGCTTCATGGTGACCCGCACGGAAATGGACGGCGTGCAGGGGTGGTTTCTCCATCGCCTCGGTTGCTTTGCTGTGGACCAGGGACGCCCGTCGCTCACCACCTTGCGCTTTGCGATTGATCTGCTGGCTGCTGGGCAGCAAGTGGTGGTGTTCCCAGAAGGTCGTATTAATCGCAGTGATGAGCCGATCCGCCTTCAGCAGGGGCTGGCCCGCTTGGCCCTGCTCGCGCGCCGACAGGGAGTTCCGGTGCGCGTGCTGCCTGTTGGCCTCGCTTACAGCGAAGCTAGGCCGCGCTTCTGCGGACGCGCAGCAATCTGTTTCGGCGAAGCGATGGCCGTGGAGGGAAGTGGCCGTGAGGCGGTGCGTGCCTTCAATGCCGATCTGGCCTTGCGGATGCAATCAGCTGAACAAGCGGCCAGGGAGGCAGTGGGGCGCCCCCTCCACTCCCCCTAA
- a CDS encoding BolA family protein, protein MVQPDAVAAAIRRALPDAHVDVEDLTGGGDHLQVRVISSGFAGLNRIRQHQLVYKALRDELASEAIHALALTTSTPD, encoded by the coding sequence ATGGTTCAACCCGATGCGGTGGCCGCGGCAATACGCCGTGCCCTTCCCGACGCCCATGTGGATGTGGAAGACCTCACCGGCGGTGGCGACCACCTTCAGGTGCGGGTGATCTCCTCTGGTTTCGCCGGTCTCAACCGGATCCGTCAGCATCAGCTCGTCTACAAAGCGCTGCGAGACGAGCTCGCTAGTGAGGCGATCCATGCCCTGGCACTCACCACGTCAACACCCGACTGA
- a CDS encoding MgPME-cyclase complex family protein yields MTTYHFVAASERFLTEEEPLEEVLSERRRHYAEQGREIDFWLIRQPAFLSAPELAELAAQVPSPSAAVVSTDASFITFMKLRLEFVAEGRFEAPSASIPDALASCAGTAA; encoded by the coding sequence ATGACCACCTATCACTTCGTCGCCGCCAGTGAACGCTTCCTGACCGAGGAGGAACCTCTGGAAGAAGTGCTGAGTGAGCGACGCCGTCATTACGCCGAGCAGGGGCGAGAGATCGACTTCTGGCTGATCCGTCAACCGGCATTCCTCAGCGCTCCCGAGCTGGCGGAACTCGCAGCACAGGTACCCAGCCCATCGGCTGCCGTGGTCTCCACCGATGCCAGCTTCATCACCTTCATGAAGCTGCGTCTGGAGTTTGTAGCCGAGGGCCGCTTCGAAGCTCCAAGCGCGTCGATTCCCGATGCCCTCGCCAGCTGCGCCGGAACAGCGGCCTAA
- a CDS encoding metallophosphoesterase: MASAERHWVIGDVHGCHASLIQLLAVLPTRDHLVLCGDVINRGPGIADTLHLVWELVCNGRATWLRGNHEQNLIEALEQRSSDAHQSLLRIDTYRQLGDGLTRQWLQRLQTLPDHYRGKGWIATHAGFDPQGRPDLRIREPFWETYDGRFGRVVVGHTPRPSVERRQHIVMIDTGAVYGGRLSAFCPETDAVVQVMGQTALAIPAPQHQHQQELIESTSC, encoded by the coding sequence GTGGCATCAGCTGAGCGTCACTGGGTGATCGGTGATGTGCACGGCTGTCATGCCTCCCTGATCCAGCTCCTGGCCGTGCTCCCTACCCGAGACCATCTGGTGCTCTGCGGCGACGTGATTAACCGCGGCCCTGGAATCGCAGACACTCTCCATCTGGTCTGGGAGCTGGTCTGCAACGGTCGAGCCACCTGGTTGCGGGGCAACCACGAGCAGAACCTGATCGAAGCCCTTGAGCAACGGTCATCAGACGCACACCAGAGCCTGCTGAGGATCGACACCTACCGCCAGCTCGGCGATGGCCTCACCCGCCAGTGGCTGCAGCGTCTCCAGACCCTGCCAGACCACTATCGAGGCAAAGGCTGGATCGCGACCCATGCAGGCTTTGACCCTCAAGGTCGCCCTGATTTACGCATCCGCGAACCCTTCTGGGAGACCTACGACGGCCGCTTCGGCCGCGTGGTGGTGGGTCACACCCCTAGGCCCAGCGTGGAGCGACGCCAACACATCGTGATGATCGACACCGGCGCCGTCTATGGGGGACGACTCTCGGCCTTCTGCCCTGAAACCGATGCCGTGGTGCAGGTGATGGGTCAGACAGCACTTGCGATTCCTGCACCCCAGCACCAGCACCAGCAGGAACTCATTGAGTCCACCTCTTGCTGA
- a CDS encoding exodeoxyribonuclease V subunit gamma yields MLTIFRSNRAEWLAQLLAEQLRLDPPSPFEEIEVVVNTWPTSRWLGEQLAVVNGISALVRFPFPGARLRELVRAVLGEGTGCDGTDGDPRGGEDPWRAERLVWPVLEVLPELLQQPAAAPLRQWMELHPCERGQLNRDHWLLARSLADAIDDYALYRADELGRWLGHDSDASSALAESLRWQPELARLLADKLPTAPFGLQVMEAVKRLRAGESPVLPLPRCLRLFGLSSMAPIQVDLLQALSDCIDVQIFLLTPCPDLWERSEHRRRRLGERWQTPLDGSWLLESPRLEAMLGRMGAEFQLLLEGSGECQLGAWEQRDLFAAPVSMARDQQQPPSLLAQVQQQLVEGSTPTLTLETNDHSLRFLASPGRWREVQLVRDQILQWLAADPTLQPRDVLVMTPQIDRFAPLLASAFNDADATGVLVPWRLTDRSQQEAPGLMQGFLSLLALAADRFTATGLEQLLANPALQELQGLTADELDAMHRCLQRTGFRWGLHERERHGDPSHSLRWCLDRWLLGLMLPDQEGWVLADAAPFSDELTADEVGRWWTLLDKLARWIDRLRSPRHCSSWITTLTSLLEELFGDGGRWGWERQAILDALELWRERSLDCPLLLDAAVVRAVLQEALSNDSGRFGHRSGALTISALEPMRAIPHRVVVLIGLDAGSFPRQNERPGFHLLEQIRRLGDPSSSDQDRYVLLEALLSSRQHLMLSWNARDERSGEPLPPAAPVQQWLTLLREQLGENAMAQVLLQPPANPLDPGNFQMQSTGALPSCDQRLLAARRELDRGGEREAGRRGHALAMPLQWPSGLADSGRAHSHEQDSSEGTRLETEQLERWLLAPQRCWLEQQGLRPGEWLEPIEDLEALDLGERQRQGLLQQQLEEALQTMKQPNALPWQEATQGDWLSRCAGRGILPPAAAASVEQERLEQRWQGLQRCLLSFGTPQLRSGRLLTGRCQLLPQAGKLQARSALLGWLRHLEAQLEGYECETAVIGRSDRQGKGDQFEVLLHWQPIEPELAERHLAALHAAANRGLKQCWPVPPASGLARLRQWQKGQEAADQAFHKSWQGDFQGWPERERAEMRACFGDGCESRELLNAPGFERAFSCLYLPMGEALKA; encoded by the coding sequence TTGCTGACCATCTTCAGAAGCAATCGGGCGGAATGGCTGGCGCAGCTGCTGGCGGAACAGCTGCGCCTCGATCCCCCCTCGCCCTTCGAAGAAATCGAAGTGGTCGTCAACACCTGGCCCACCAGCCGTTGGCTGGGGGAACAGTTGGCTGTTGTCAACGGGATCAGTGCCCTGGTGCGCTTTCCGTTCCCAGGCGCCAGGCTTCGTGAACTGGTGCGAGCCGTTCTCGGTGAGGGCACGGGCTGCGATGGCACAGATGGTGACCCCAGGGGCGGCGAGGATCCCTGGCGGGCCGAGCGGCTCGTCTGGCCAGTGCTGGAGGTGCTCCCCGAGCTGCTCCAGCAACCAGCCGCTGCCCCCCTGCGCCAATGGATGGAGCTCCATCCCTGCGAGCGAGGTCAGCTCAACCGCGATCACTGGCTGTTGGCCCGCAGCCTCGCCGATGCCATCGATGATTACGCGCTGTACCGCGCCGATGAGCTCGGACGCTGGCTCGGCCACGACTCCGATGCCAGCAGTGCACTCGCTGAGTCGCTGCGCTGGCAACCCGAACTGGCCCGCTTGCTCGCCGACAAGCTGCCGACGGCGCCCTTTGGGCTGCAGGTCATGGAGGCCGTGAAGCGCCTGCGCGCCGGCGAGTCCCCCGTGCTGCCCCTTCCCCGCTGTCTGCGGCTGTTCGGTCTCAGCAGCATGGCCCCGATCCAAGTGGATCTGCTCCAGGCCCTCTCAGACTGCATCGATGTGCAGATTTTTCTGCTCACCCCCTGTCCAGACCTATGGGAGCGCTCCGAACACCGACGACGTCGTCTGGGAGAACGCTGGCAGACCCCACTGGATGGCTCCTGGCTGTTGGAGTCCCCTCGACTTGAAGCCATGCTTGGGCGGATGGGCGCTGAATTCCAGCTGCTTCTCGAAGGCAGCGGAGAGTGCCAGCTCGGAGCATGGGAACAGAGGGACCTGTTCGCGGCACCGGTCAGCATGGCCAGGGACCAACAACAACCCCCGAGCCTGCTCGCCCAGGTGCAGCAGCAGCTGGTGGAAGGCAGCACACCGACGCTCACTCTCGAGACGAACGACCACTCCCTGCGTTTCCTCGCCAGTCCCGGTCGCTGGCGGGAGGTGCAGTTGGTGCGGGATCAGATCCTGCAATGGCTGGCTGCTGACCCGACCCTTCAACCCAGGGACGTGCTGGTGATGACGCCCCAGATCGACCGTTTCGCTCCCCTTCTGGCATCAGCCTTCAACGATGCTGATGCCACGGGCGTGCTGGTGCCTTGGCGGCTAACCGACCGCAGCCAACAGGAGGCACCAGGCCTGATGCAGGGGTTTCTAAGCCTCCTGGCCCTGGCAGCCGATCGTTTCACAGCCACAGGACTGGAACAGTTGCTCGCCAACCCTGCCCTGCAGGAGCTGCAGGGACTGACGGCAGACGAGCTGGATGCCATGCACCGCTGTCTGCAACGCACTGGGTTCCGCTGGGGGCTGCATGAACGGGAGCGTCACGGCGACCCAAGCCACAGCCTTCGCTGGTGCCTCGATCGATGGTTACTGGGTCTGATGCTGCCCGACCAGGAGGGCTGGGTCCTCGCCGACGCCGCTCCATTTAGCGATGAACTGACAGCGGATGAGGTCGGCCGCTGGTGGACGCTTCTGGACAAGCTGGCCCGCTGGATCGACCGATTGCGTTCCCCACGACACTGCAGCAGCTGGATCACCACCCTCACGTCTCTGCTGGAGGAGCTATTCGGTGACGGTGGCCGATGGGGTTGGGAGCGCCAGGCCATTCTGGATGCCCTTGAGCTCTGGAGAGAGCGCAGCCTCGACTGTCCACTGTTGCTGGATGCCGCAGTGGTGCGAGCCGTCTTACAGGAAGCCCTCTCCAACGACAGCGGTCGTTTCGGCCATCGCAGCGGAGCCCTCACCATCAGTGCGCTGGAACCGATGCGCGCGATTCCCCACCGGGTCGTGGTGCTGATCGGACTGGATGCGGGCAGCTTCCCCCGCCAGAACGAGCGCCCAGGATTCCATTTGCTGGAGCAGATCCGGCGGCTGGGTGATCCCTCCAGCAGCGATCAGGATCGCTATGTGCTGCTGGAGGCCCTGCTGTCGTCGCGCCAGCATCTGATGCTCAGCTGGAATGCCCGTGATGAGCGCAGCGGAGAACCGCTTCCACCAGCAGCCCCGGTCCAGCAGTGGCTCACCCTCCTGAGGGAACAACTCGGCGAGAACGCGATGGCCCAGGTGCTGCTGCAGCCTCCGGCCAATCCCCTAGACCCTGGCAATTTCCAAATGCAGTCAACGGGCGCTCTGCCTAGCTGCGACCAACGACTCCTCGCTGCCCGAAGGGAGCTTGACCGTGGAGGAGAGAGAGAAGCCGGCAGGAGAGGCCATGCCCTGGCCATGCCGCTGCAGTGGCCGAGCGGCCTTGCAGACAGCGGTCGGGCCCACAGCCATGAACAGGACAGCTCCGAGGGGACTCGACTAGAGACCGAGCAACTGGAACGCTGGCTCCTGGCCCCGCAGCGCTGCTGGCTGGAGCAACAAGGGCTCAGGCCAGGGGAATGGTTGGAGCCCATCGAGGATCTTGAAGCCCTCGACCTGGGGGAACGCCAGCGTCAGGGGCTGCTTCAGCAACAGCTGGAGGAAGCGCTCCAAACAATGAAGCAACCAAACGCTCTGCCCTGGCAGGAAGCAACGCAGGGGGACTGGCTCAGTCGTTGTGCTGGCAGGGGAATCCTGCCGCCTGCGGCAGCGGCTTCGGTGGAGCAGGAGCGACTGGAACAGCGCTGGCAAGGTCTTCAGCGCTGTCTGCTGAGCTTCGGGACGCCACAGCTGCGCAGCGGTCGACTCCTGACAGGGCGCTGTCAGCTGCTGCCACAGGCCGGCAAGCTGCAAGCCCGCTCAGCGCTGCTGGGCTGGCTTCGCCACCTTGAAGCCCAGCTGGAAGGGTACGAATGCGAAACCGCTGTGATCGGTCGTTCAGATCGCCAGGGCAAGGGCGATCAGTTTGAGGTGCTTCTGCACTGGCAACCGATCGAGCCTGAGCTGGCTGAGCGTCATCTCGCTGCCTTGCACGCTGCAGCCAACAGAGGCTTGAAACAGTGCTGGCCAGTGCCTCCAGCGAGCGGCCTGGCACGCCTGCGTCAATGGCAGAAAGGCCAGGAGGCCGCTGACCAGGCCTTCCACAAGAGCTGGCAGGGTGACTTCCAGGGTTGGCCCGAACGGGAGCGGGCGGAGATGCGTGCCTGCTTCGGCGATGGCTGTGAGAGCCGCGAGCTCCTCAATGCTCCCGGATTCGAGCGGGCCTTCTCCTGCCTCTACTTGCCGATGGGGGAGGCGCTGAAAGCGTGA
- a CDS encoding response regulator transcription factor produces the protein MTSSSRDLLQNGSPQVTTVAVPHQSGGGPKEPSRVLVVEPHPTLRTVLVQRLRQDGHLTAAVSNAAEALEVCQDQSPDLLISAEILDHSSALRLGQQLRCPVIVLTARSGAEPVVGLLDEGADDVLRKPFGLEELAARCRTLLRRGGTGLQERVTVGPLEVHLLLRQVTLREQPVELSPREFALLCALLMPPGMVRSRQDLLRMAWPPFSGGPRSVDTQVLTLRRKLEQAGLGEGGGITTVRQQGYRFSLEHLPAS, from the coding sequence GTGACCTCCTCTTCCCGCGACCTTCTGCAGAACGGTAGTCCTCAGGTGACCACTGTTGCAGTGCCCCATCAAAGCGGCGGGGGTCCGAAGGAGCCGTCCAGGGTTCTGGTTGTCGAACCGCACCCCACCCTGCGCACCGTGCTGGTGCAGCGCCTGCGTCAGGACGGCCACCTCACGGCTGCCGTGTCCAACGCTGCTGAGGCTCTGGAGGTCTGCCAGGACCAGTCCCCTGATCTCTTGATCAGTGCTGAAATCCTGGATCACAGCTCCGCCCTGCGCCTGGGCCAGCAGCTGCGTTGCCCCGTGATTGTGCTCACGGCCCGCAGCGGAGCCGAGCCAGTGGTGGGTCTCCTTGATGAAGGGGCTGACGATGTCCTGCGCAAGCCATTTGGCCTGGAGGAACTGGCGGCTCGCTGCCGCACCCTGTTGCGACGGGGGGGCACCGGCCTGCAGGAGCGCGTCACCGTCGGTCCCCTTGAGGTGCATCTGCTGCTGAGGCAGGTGACTCTGAGAGAACAGCCCGTTGAACTCAGTCCCAGGGAGTTCGCTCTGCTCTGCGCTCTGCTCATGCCGCCTGGCATGGTGCGTAGCCGTCAGGATCTGTTGCGGATGGCCTGGCCACCCTTCAGCGGCGGGCCCCGCTCCGTTGATACACAGGTGCTAACGCTGCGCCGCAAGCTCGAGCAGGCTGGCCTCGGCGAAGGAGGTGGGATTACCACCGTTCGGCAGCAGGGCTATCGCTTCAGCCTGGAACACCTGCCGGCATCGTGA
- a CDS encoding pyridoxine 5'-phosphate synthase, with product MASLGVNIDHIANVRQARRTVEPDPVPMAMLAELGGADGITVHLREDRRHIQDRDVELLRQTVRSRLNLEMAATAEMEQIARRIRPDMVTLVPERREEVTTEGGLDVRAQLISLKGVVERLQTAGIPVSLFVDPDPEQLEASIGCGARWVELHTGTYAEASWSAQPAELARLTEATAHARNLGLRVNAGHGLTYQNVEPVAAIEGMEELNIGHTIVARSLVVGLEAAVREMKRLVQNPRREPLFGSLQP from the coding sequence GTGGCCAGTCTCGGCGTCAACATCGATCACATTGCCAACGTGCGCCAGGCACGACGCACGGTCGAACCCGATCCGGTGCCGATGGCGATGCTGGCGGAACTCGGCGGTGCCGATGGAATCACGGTGCATCTCCGCGAAGATCGTCGTCATATCCAAGACCGAGACGTGGAGCTGCTCCGCCAAACCGTTCGCAGCCGTCTGAATCTGGAAATGGCCGCCACGGCCGAGATGGAACAGATCGCAAGAAGGATCCGTCCTGACATGGTCACCCTCGTGCCCGAACGGAGGGAGGAAGTCACCACGGAGGGAGGCCTGGATGTGAGGGCACAGCTCATCAGCCTCAAAGGCGTGGTGGAGAGGCTGCAGACCGCCGGCATCCCCGTGAGCCTGTTCGTGGACCCTGATCCTGAGCAACTGGAGGCCAGCATCGGCTGCGGGGCACGCTGGGTTGAGCTCCACACCGGCACCTACGCGGAAGCGAGCTGGAGCGCACAGCCGGCTGAATTAGCTCGACTGACGGAAGCAACAGCGCATGCCCGCAACCTTGGACTCAGGGTGAATGCAGGCCACGGACTCACCTATCAAAACGTGGAGCCCGTGGCAGCCATCGAGGGCATGGAAGAGTTGAACATCGGCCATACGATCGTGGCGCGATCTCTTGTGGTTGGCCTCGAGGCCGCCGTCAGGGAGATGAAGCGGCTGGTCCAGAATCCCCGCCGTGAGCCGCTCTTTGGAAGCCTTCAGCCATGA
- the crtH gene encoding carotenoid isomerase: protein MSVTKPALDVPAWDVIVIGSGIGGLVTASQLAAKGAKTLVLERYLIPGGSGGSFRREGYTFDVGASMIFGFGDKGHTNLLTRALADVGQHCDTVPDPVQLEYHLPGDLKVAVDRDYEAFIARLSALFPHEAKGIRAFYDTCWQVFNCLDAMPLLSLEDPAYLAKVFFRAPLACLGLARWLPFNVGDVARKHIKDEQLLKLIDMECFCWSVMPADRTPMINAGMVFSDRHAGGINYPKGGVGVIAEKLVEGLKAHGGEIRYRARVTKVLIDNGRAIGVRLADGEELRARRIVSNATRWDTFAGEGSPANTLVDDAHTPAAESTWRRRYQPSSSFLSLHLGVRADVIPQGLHCHHLLLEDWRAMEAEQGVIFVSIPTLLDPSLAPPGRHIVHTFTMSDIRHWRGLNPTQYASKKQADADRLIERLEALLPGLSAAIELKEVGTPRTHRRFLGRMGGSYGPIPAMRLPGLLPMPFNRTGLPGLYCVGDSCFPGQGLNAVAFSGFACSHRIGADLGLNSWSLPAQFPASAA from the coding sequence ATGAGCGTGACCAAGCCTGCCTTGGATGTGCCCGCCTGGGACGTGATCGTGATCGGCTCGGGCATCGGCGGCCTGGTCACCGCCTCCCAGCTGGCGGCCAAGGGCGCCAAAACACTGGTGCTGGAGCGCTACCTGATCCCCGGGGGCTCGGGCGGCAGCTTCCGGCGCGAGGGCTACACCTTTGATGTGGGCGCCTCGATGATCTTTGGCTTTGGAGACAAGGGCCACACCAACCTGCTCACCCGCGCCCTGGCTGATGTGGGGCAGCACTGCGACACGGTGCCCGATCCGGTGCAGCTCGAATACCACCTGCCCGGCGACCTGAAGGTGGCGGTGGACCGCGACTACGAGGCCTTCATCGCACGCCTCTCCGCCCTCTTCCCCCACGAAGCGAAGGGCATCCGCGCCTTCTACGACACCTGTTGGCAGGTGTTCAACTGCCTCGATGCGATGCCTTTGCTCTCGCTGGAGGATCCGGCCTATCTGGCCAAGGTGTTCTTCCGCGCGCCGCTGGCCTGCCTAGGGCTGGCGCGCTGGTTGCCGTTCAACGTGGGCGATGTGGCCCGCAAGCACATCAAGGATGAACAGCTGCTCAAGCTGATCGATATGGAGTGCTTCTGCTGGAGCGTGATGCCGGCGGATCGCACGCCAATGATCAATGCCGGCATGGTCTTCTCCGATCGACATGCCGGCGGCATCAACTATCCCAAAGGGGGCGTGGGTGTCATCGCCGAGAAGCTCGTGGAGGGCCTGAAAGCGCACGGTGGAGAGATCCGCTACAGGGCCAGGGTCACCAAGGTGCTGATCGACAATGGCCGTGCCATCGGTGTAAGGCTCGCTGATGGGGAGGAGCTGCGAGCCCGCCGCATCGTCAGCAATGCCACCCGCTGGGACACCTTCGCTGGAGAGGGATCACCCGCCAACACACTGGTCGATGACGCTCATACCCCGGCCGCGGAATCCACGTGGCGCCGCCGCTACCAGCCCTCCAGCTCCTTCCTGTCGCTGCATCTCGGCGTCAGGGCCGATGTCATCCCCCAGGGCCTGCACTGCCACCATCTGTTGCTGGAGGACTGGCGAGCGATGGAGGCCGAACAGGGCGTGATCTTCGTGTCGATCCCCACGCTGCTGGATCCCTCTCTCGCCCCTCCGGGACGTCACATCGTGCACACCTTCACGATGAGCGACATCCGTCATTGGCGAGGACTGAATCCGACGCAATACGCCAGCAAAAAGCAGGCAGACGCCGATCGTCTGATTGAACGACTCGAAGCGTTGCTGCCTGGGCTCAGCGCAGCGATCGAACTGAAGGAGGTGGGTACCCCCCGCACCCATCGACGCTTTCTTGGTCGGATGGGTGGCAGCTACGGACCAATCCCGGCCATGCGATTGCCGGGTCTGCTGCCCATGCCCTTCAACCGCACCGGTCTCCCCGGTCTCTATTGCGTTGGCGATTCCTGTTTCCCTGGTCAGGGGCTGAATGCCGTTGCTTTCAGCGGCTTTGCCTGCAGCCATCGAATCGGTGCTGATCTCGGGCTCAACAGCTGGAGCCTTCCCGCGCAATTCCCTGCATCCGCTGCTTAG
- a CDS encoding DUF6761 family protein produces MTSLQHPEAIRHFQSLCDACQELTLRYHSPSELRLYADGYLHALRRTGALEPRDQARLEALVDRWILDPSSFIGPDGDVSALYRQPQH; encoded by the coding sequence ATGACATCCCTGCAGCATCCGGAGGCGATTCGACACTTCCAGTCGCTGTGTGACGCCTGCCAGGAACTGACACTTCGCTACCACAGCCCCTCGGAACTGAGGCTCTACGCCGACGGGTATCTGCATGCCCTACGCCGCACAGGAGCACTCGAACCGAGGGATCAAGCCCGATTGGAGGCCTTAGTGGATCGCTGGATCTTGGATCCATCCAGCTTCATCGGCCCCGATGGGGACGTGAGTGCCCTCTATCGGCAGCCTCAGCACTAG
- the grxD gene encoding Grx4 family monothiol glutaredoxin, which yields MDAQTQARIEALIQSSPIFVFMKGTKLMPQCGFSNNVVQILHALGMPFETFDVLSDMEIRQGIKEFSEWPTIPQVYVKGEFMGGSDILIEMYNSGELKEKLEVALAS from the coding sequence ATGGATGCTCAGACCCAGGCCCGAATCGAGGCCTTGATTCAATCCAGCCCGATCTTCGTGTTCATGAAGGGCACCAAGCTGATGCCCCAGTGCGGCTTCTCCAACAACGTGGTGCAGATCCTGCATGCTCTGGGCATGCCCTTCGAAACCTTCGATGTGCTCTCTGACATGGAGATCCGCCAGGGCATCAAGGAATTTTCCGAATGGCCCACCATCCCTCAGGTGTATGTGAAGGGGGAATTCATGGGCGGATCCGACATCCTGATCGAGATGTACAACTCCGGCGAGCTCAAGGAGAAACTGGAGGTGGCTCTCGCCTCCTAG
- a CDS encoding cation transporter codes for MAADHATRQHRLIEQRSLQIGVGASAVMAVAGLWVHVLSGSYALLLDGLYSAVMVGSGLVAARISRNVVRPPDRAYPYGYDGQEALYVLFRSLVLIGVLSFAAAAGLGTVIDYAKGRSIAPVSLGPVAFYAISMVVICWGLAWRHQHDWQRTGQQSQLLLTEAKAARIDGLMSGLTGLALLITPLLQGTALAGLIPITDSLLVLVVSAVVLGEPVRSFLTALGQAAGASAQTDTIRTTRAAIEDLLSGLSCWLLDLTVMQVGRTAFVVVYLNPSQPMDGAAIDVIRHRIEERCHQLMGRPVRSEVILTATSPFPSPGAA; via the coding sequence ATGGCTGCTGACCATGCCACCCGCCAGCATCGCCTGATCGAACAGCGATCCCTTCAGATCGGCGTGGGCGCGAGCGCCGTGATGGCTGTTGCCGGACTCTGGGTTCACGTGCTGTCCGGCTCCTATGCCTTGCTTCTCGATGGCCTCTACTCCGCCGTGATGGTGGGTTCGGGTCTTGTCGCGGCCCGCATCAGCCGCAACGTTGTGCGCCCACCCGACCGGGCCTACCCCTACGGCTATGACGGCCAGGAGGCCCTGTATGTGCTGTTCCGTTCGCTGGTGCTGATCGGTGTGCTCAGCTTCGCCGCAGCCGCTGGCCTCGGCACAGTGATCGACTATGCCAAGGGCCGCAGCATTGCCCCCGTCAGCCTTGGCCCGGTGGCCTTCTATGCCATTTCCATGGTGGTGATCTGCTGGGGACTCGCCTGGCGCCATCAGCACGATTGGCAACGCACGGGCCAGCAGTCACAGCTTCTGCTCACCGAAGCCAAGGCGGCCCGGATCGATGGGCTGATGAGTGGTCTGACAGGGCTGGCCCTGCTGATCACCCCGCTGCTTCAGGGCACTGCTCTGGCCGGTCTGATACCGATCACCGATTCCCTGTTGGTGCTGGTGGTGAGCGCTGTGGTGCTTGGGGAACCGGTGCGCTCCTTTCTCACCGCCCTTGGGCAAGCCGCCGGCGCTTCTGCGCAGACTGACACGATCCGAACGACACGCGCGGCCATCGAAGACCTGCTGTCTGGGCTCTCCTGCTGGCTTCTCGATCTCACCGTGATGCAAGTGGGTCGCACCGCCTTCGTGGTCGTGTATCTCAATCCCAGCCAACCCATGGATGGGGCGGCCATCGACGTGATCCGCCATCGCATCGAAGAACGCTGCCATCAGCTGATGGGCAGACCGGTGCGCTCGGAGGTGATCCTGACAGCCACATCCCCTTTCCCGTCACCAGGGGCCGCTTAG